The Nitrosopumilus cobalaminigenes genome contains a region encoding:
- the lysS gene encoding lysine--tRNA ligase, with protein sequence MVEQETIGKGTWIDKLASELLEREKALGRNTDLLRVESGLGASGIPHIGSLGDAVRAYGVKLALENLGYKSELIAYSDDLDGLRKIPEGMQKFGLEEHIAKPVSLIPDPYGCHDSYGMHMSSILLEGLDKVGIKYEFRRAVDTYKQGLLKDQIHTILQNSTKIGDKISELVGQEKYQKYLPYFPVCANCNRLYTAEATEYIADERKVKYTCHDAEIGGKMVKGCGHIGEADIGKDLGKLAWKVEFAARWTAFDIRFEAYGKDIMDSVKVNDWVADEILGFPHPHHVKYEMFLDKGGKKISKSLGNVITAQKWLEFGSPKSILLLLYKRITGARELGFDDIPGLMAEYNELEDIYFGRIKVDNQAKLTKSKGLFEYVNLLNPPKQSSTHVNYRLVIELAKIFKENRAERVMKKLLDYGVIKNPEPEIEKLIELAGNYSDEFDEQEKTEVELDDTAKKALKLLVDELGGDKELEDIQNTIYQIAKSNDVQPKDFFKILYQIILGTSRGPKIGPFISDIGRKQVAKTLSEYT encoded by the coding sequence ATGGTAGAGCAAGAAACAATCGGCAAAGGAACTTGGATTGATAAATTAGCATCAGAGTTACTTGAACGTGAAAAAGCACTTGGAAGAAATACTGATCTTCTAAGAGTTGAAAGCGGTCTTGGAGCATCAGGAATTCCACATATTGGTAGTTTGGGGGATGCAGTCAGGGCATACGGTGTAAAATTAGCATTAGAGAATTTAGGATACAAATCAGAATTAATCGCTTATTCAGATGATCTTGATGGATTGAGAAAAATTCCAGAAGGCATGCAAAAGTTTGGTTTAGAAGAACACATTGCAAAACCTGTTTCACTCATTCCAGATCCTTACGGATGTCACGACTCTTATGGAATGCACATGAGTAGTATTCTTTTAGAAGGATTAGACAAAGTTGGAATAAAATACGAATTCAGAAGGGCAGTTGATACTTACAAACAAGGATTACTAAAAGATCAAATCCACACAATATTACAAAACAGTACCAAAATTGGAGATAAAATTTCAGAACTAGTAGGTCAGGAAAAATATCAAAAATATCTACCATATTTCCCCGTATGTGCAAATTGTAATCGTCTCTATACAGCAGAAGCTACTGAATACATTGCAGATGAAAGGAAAGTAAAGTACACTTGTCATGATGCGGAAATAGGTGGAAAAATGGTCAAAGGATGTGGCCACATAGGAGAAGCAGATATTGGAAAGGATCTTGGAAAATTAGCCTGGAAAGTAGAATTTGCAGCAAGATGGACTGCTTTTGACATTAGATTTGAAGCATATGGAAAAGACATTATGGATTCAGTCAAAGTCAATGATTGGGTAGCAGATGAAATTTTAGGATTTCCACATCCTCATCATGTAAAATATGAAATGTTCCTAGACAAGGGAGGAAAAAAGATTTCAAAATCATTAGGCAATGTAATCACTGCACAAAAATGGTTAGAATTTGGTTCTCCAAAATCAATTCTATTATTACTATACAAAAGAATTACAGGTGCAAGAGAGTTAGGATTTGATGACATTCCAGGGTTAATGGCAGAATATAATGAATTAGAAGATATTTACTTTGGTAGAATCAAAGTAGACAACCAAGCAAAATTAACAAAATCAAAAGGATTGTTTGAATATGTGAATCTCCTAAACCCTCCAAAACAATCAAGCACACATGTAAACTATAGGCTAGTTATTGAATTGGCAAAAATTTTCAAAGAAAACAGAGCAGAGAGAGTAATGAAAAAATTATTAGATTATGGTGTAATCAAAAATCCAGAACCAGAAATAGAAAAACTCATTGAACTTGCTGGAAATTATTCTGATGAGTTCGATGAACAAGAAAAAACAGAAGTGGAATTAGATGATACTGCAAAAAAGGCATTAAAATTACTAGTTGATGAATTAGGAGGAGATAAAGAACTAGAGGATATTCAAAATACAATATACCAAATTGCAAAATCAAATGATGTACAACCTAAAGATTTCTTTAAAATATTATATCAAATAATTCTTGGAACTTCAAGAGGTCCAAAGATAGGGCCATTCATTTCAGACATTGGAAGAAAACAAGTAGCAAAAACACTTTCAGAGTATACATAA
- a CDS encoding DNA repair protein — protein MGFFGKKKVEEETIEDNEEAVLKTELESEVEKLQNNFREKQEELDQITQRITTVKEEYDSTVGSLMLVKKELNQKKMELDIIKREYRETRERSKKSELIKDTESIDKFKKTQGDHSKIKEELVEVTKKHEEIKEQIAKEEKKLHNIRKQQVEVGKELEEANSRLYNAKQELDKKDTFEDTSILTPSEKEQIGISGENPKSSEGIIEAASAVVGSLKSKLNTTQKELDAMQTLLEKEREEHESTKKELEKLKQITNQPDES, from the coding sequence ATGGGATTTTTCGGTAAGAAAAAGGTAGAAGAAGAAACCATAGAGGATAACGAAGAAGCAGTTCTAAAAACAGAACTTGAATCAGAAGTTGAAAAATTACAAAATAATTTCAGAGAAAAACAGGAGGAATTAGACCAAATTACTCAGAGAATCACCACTGTAAAAGAAGAATATGATTCAACAGTTGGCAGTTTGATGTTAGTAAAGAAAGAACTTAATCAGAAAAAAATGGAATTAGACATCATTAAACGAGAATACAGAGAAACAAGAGAGAGAAGTAAAAAATCAGAATTAATTAAAGATACAGAGTCAATTGACAAATTCAAGAAAACCCAAGGAGACCATTCAAAAATTAAAGAAGAATTAGTTGAGGTTACAAAAAAACATGAAGAAATTAAAGAGCAAATTGCAAAAGAAGAGAAAAAACTGCACAACATTAGAAAACAACAAGTCGAAGTGGGTAAAGAACTAGAAGAGGCAAATTCAAGACTATACAATGCAAAACAAGAATTAGATAAAAAAGACACGTTTGAGGATACCAGCATCCTAACACCATCTGAAAAAGAGCAAATTGGAATTTCGGGTGAAAATCCAAAAAGTTCTGAAGGAATTATAGAGGCTGCAAGTGCAGTTGTAGGCTCGTTAAAATCAAAACTCAACACTACACAAAAAGAACTTGATGCAATGCAAACACTTTTGGAAAAAGAAAGAGAAGAGCATGAAAGTACCAAAAAAGAATTAGAAAAACTAAAGCAAATTACAAATCAACCAGACGAATCATAA
- a CDS encoding pyridoxamine 5'-phosphate oxidase family protein: MITEEIKNFLNLQKLAYVATVTSDGKPNISPKGTVIGWNDETLAFADIRSPDTMKNLNGNPFVEINVIDPLLRKGYLFQGKARILHEGILYDEIINHYRTSGIKSPIDSIVLIDVSSVSLVTSPLYDLGISEEEIKSKWKKHFTDL, from the coding sequence ATGATTACTGAGGAAATCAAAAACTTTCTAAATTTACAAAAACTTGCTTATGTCGCAACTGTGACATCTGATGGGAAACCAAACATTTCTCCAAAAGGTACTGTAATTGGTTGGAATGACGAGACGTTGGCTTTTGCAGATATTCGCTCTCCTGATACTATGAAAAATCTTAATGGTAATCCCTTTGTTGAAATCAATGTAATTGATCCTCTACTTAGAAAAGGATACTTGTTTCAAGGAAAGGCAAGAATTCTTCATGAAGGAATTCTATATGATGAAATTATAAATCATTATAGGACAAGTGGAATAAAAAGTCCAATTGATTCTATCGTATTAATTGATGTATCAAGTGTTTCCCTTGTAACTTCTCCGCTGTATGACCTGGGAATTTCTGAAGAAGAAATAAAATCAAAATGGAAAAAACATTTTACAGATTTATGA
- a CDS encoding ferritin produces MKLSTKMKKALNDQVTLEASAANSYLAMASWCEVTGYQGAADYFYAQSDEERTHMLKIVRYLNSLGSIATIPATKAPSGSYKSLELLIKTALKNEQAVTKAIHHMVEIAQKEKDHSTYVFLEWFVNEQVQEETKFETILQKFDLLGRDKLGINEIDKFLATEATAPADPVA; encoded by the coding sequence ATGAAACTATCTACTAAAATGAAAAAAGCCCTAAATGATCAAGTGACTCTTGAAGCCTCTGCTGCAAATAGCTATCTGGCAATGGCATCTTGGTGTGAAGTTACTGGATATCAGGGGGCTGCAGATTATTTCTATGCCCAGTCCGATGAGGAGCGAACACATATGCTAAAAATAGTTCGTTATCTTAATTCACTTGGAAGCATTGCAACAATTCCTGCAACAAAAGCTCCGTCTGGCTCTTACAAGTCTCTTGAACTGTTAATCAAAACTGCTTTGAAAAATGAACAAGCTGTAACAAAAGCAATTCATCATATGGTTGAGATTGCTCAAAAAGAAAAAGATCATTCAACATATGTTTTCCTAGAATGGTTTGTAAACGAACAAGTACAAGAAGAAACAAAGTTTGAAACAATTTTACAAAAGTTTGATCTTCTTGGTAGAGATAAACTGGGCATTAATGAGATTGACAAGTTTCTTGCTACAGAGGCTACTGCACCTGCAGATCCTGTAGCATAA
- a CDS encoding NRAMP family divalent metal transporter, whose amino-acid sequence MNLNLSRFSKTAGPGILFACTAIGVSHLVQSTRAGADYGLFIVGFVILVTLLKYPFFEYGSRYANSTQTSIIDGYKTLGKPALWLYFLLTISSMFFVTGAVGFVTAGFFENLFGIDYLGEWTVIILFAVCVSVLAIGKYNVLDSLIKIIAIVLVVSTVSAFLLTLYNGPLEPVAGFEPKDLWDISGIFFLLALMGWMPTAVDLSSWNSLWTLERIKQTKYKPTLKETLFEFRLSYLITGILAIMFVTLGAFIFHGSGEELPNSNSQFANEIVQLYTHTIGDWSYIIIAASAFTVMFGTIIAVLDGYSRSLQRTIELIFTKKEEKIRTKFRTFYVIFLLVISTGSLVVVFQFGNNLKELVDFATVLSFVIAPIIAIFNFRLVTGKFLDKEHQPSLGLKIISVSGIIFLIGFAVIFAFLKFGPIF is encoded by the coding sequence ATGAATCTGAATCTATCTCGTTTCTCAAAGACTGCCGGACCTGGAATATTGTTTGCATGTACTGCAATTGGTGTATCTCATCTTGTACAGTCTACTCGGGCTGGAGCGGATTATGGTTTATTCATTGTGGGGTTTGTGATATTGGTAACTCTACTAAAGTACCCTTTCTTTGAATATGGTTCGCGATATGCAAATTCTACACAAACAAGTATTATTGATGGTTACAAAACACTTGGCAAGCCTGCCCTGTGGTTGTATTTTCTATTAACGATTAGTTCAATGTTTTTTGTTACAGGTGCAGTAGGATTTGTCACTGCAGGTTTTTTTGAAAACTTGTTTGGAATTGATTATCTTGGAGAATGGACTGTAATCATTTTATTTGCAGTTTGTGTATCTGTTTTGGCTATTGGAAAATACAATGTACTTGATAGTCTTATCAAAATTATTGCAATTGTTCTAGTCGTATCTACAGTTTCTGCATTCTTGCTTACATTGTATAACGGTCCACTAGAACCTGTTGCAGGTTTTGAACCAAAAGATCTATGGGATATCTCTGGAATCTTTTTCTTACTTGCATTGATGGGATGGATGCCAACCGCAGTTGATCTTTCAAGCTGGAATAGCTTGTGGACATTGGAGAGAATAAAACAAACAAAATACAAACCAACACTTAAAGAAACTCTGTTTGAATTTCGACTATCTTATCTTATCACTGGAATTCTTGCAATAATGTTTGTTACACTTGGTGCCTTTATTTTTCATGGTTCTGGAGAAGAATTACCAAATAGTAATTCTCAATTTGCAAATGAAATAGTTCAACTATACACACATACTATTGGTGATTGGAGCTATATCATCATTGCAGCTTCTGCTTTTACTGTGATGTTTGGTACAATCATTGCAGTTTTAGATGGTTATTCTAGATCATTGCAACGAACTATTGAACTCATTTTTACTAAAAAAGAGGAAAAAATACGCACAAAATTCCGCACTTTTTATGTGATTTTCTTACTTGTTATTTCCACTGGGTCTCTTGTAGTTGTATTTCAGTTTGGAAACAACCTCAAAGAACTAGTTGACTTTGCAACTGTTTTGTCATTTGTTATTGCACCAATAATTGCAATTTTTAATTTTAGACTAGTTACAGGAAAATTCCTTGATAAAGAACATCAGCCTTCACTTGGATTAAAAATAATAAGTGTGTCTGGAATTATTTTCTTGATTGGATTTGCAGTCATATTTGCATTCTTGAAATTTGGACCTATCTTCTAA
- a CDS encoding carbonic anhydrase has translation MAEGKFATSVSCMDGRIQIHLNKWIKENYSADFVDTITEPGVDKKITDVAESVKTKVGISINAHKSELVVVSGHYDCAANPVSDEEHISQIKNAVEVISSWNLNAKVIGVWVDGSWNVNPV, from the coding sequence ATGGCTGAAGGAAAATTTGCAACATCTGTATCTTGTATGGATGGACGAATTCAAATCCACCTGAACAAATGGATTAAAGAAAACTATTCTGCAGATTTTGTTGATACTATAACTGAACCTGGTGTTGACAAAAAAATCACTGATGTTGCTGAATCAGTTAAAACCAAAGTTGGAATCTCCATAAATGCGCACAAATCTGAACTAGTTGTTGTATCTGGACACTATGACTGTGCAGCAAATCCTGTATCTGATGAGGAACACATATCTCAAATAAAAAATGCAGTTGAAGTTATTTCATCATGGAATTTGAATGCCAAAGTAATTGGTGTTTGGGTAGATGGTTCTTGGAATGTTAACCCTGTCTAG
- a CDS encoding DNA-3-methyladenine glycosylase I, whose protein sequence is MKKRCLWAKDEPNTTYHDNEWGTPQHDDEKLFEFLILEGAQAGLSWTTILNRREGYRKAFSNFDVKKVSKYTQKHVERLLQDESIIRNKLKINSAINNAKLFLKVQDEFGSFDKYLWGFVNYKPIKNKFKKQSDLPATSDISEKLSKDLKKRGFNFIGPTICYALMQAVGMVNDHTSDCFMYKK, encoded by the coding sequence GTGAAAAAGAGATGTTTGTGGGCAAAAGATGAACCCAACACCACATACCATGATAATGAATGGGGAACGCCGCAACATGATGATGAAAAATTATTTGAATTTTTGATATTGGAGGGCGCGCAAGCTGGACTATCTTGGACTACAATACTTAATCGTAGGGAAGGATATCGGAAGGCATTTTCTAATTTCGATGTTAAAAAAGTCTCAAAATACACTCAAAAACACGTAGAAAGACTACTCCAAGATGAATCAATTATCCGAAATAAACTGAAAATTAATTCTGCAATAAATAATGCAAAATTATTCTTAAAAGTTCAGGATGAATTTGGCTCATTTGACAAATATCTTTGGGGTTTTGTAAATTACAAGCCAATCAAAAATAAATTCAAAAAACAATCTGATTTACCTGCAACCAGCGATATTTCAGAAAAATTGAGCAAAGATCTAAAAAAACGTGGCTTTAATTTCATAGGTCCTACAATTTGTTATGCCTTGATGCAGGCAGTAGGAATGGTAAATGATCATACATCTGATTGCTTTATGTATAAAAAATAA
- a CDS encoding CBS domain-containing protein: MGREDFNSSSILIQDIMTRALITVNRSTTALQVAKMMEQGGIGAILVQDNNNPVGIVTDRDYATRIAANDLPLNTAVENIMSSPLITINHNEPISAAAERMTTKKIRKLAVTENGKIVGIITSTDLVTQLAK; this comes from the coding sequence ATGGGTCGTGAGGATTTCAATTCTTCTTCTATCTTGATTCAAGACATAATGACTAGAGCATTAATTACTGTTAATCGTTCTACTACTGCTCTACAAGTAGCAAAAATGATGGAACAAGGTGGAATTGGTGCAATATTGGTTCAAGATAATAATAATCCTGTAGGTATTGTAACTGATAGAGACTATGCAACACGGATTGCAGCAAATGATCTTCCCCTTAACACTGCTGTAGAAAATATAATGTCTTCTCCATTAATCACAATAAATCACAATGAACCAATTTCAGCTGCTGCTGAAAGAATGACTACAAAAAAGATTAGGAAATTAGCTGTTACTGAAAATGGAAAAATAGTTGGAATAATAACTTCTACTGATTTAGTTACACAATTAGCAAAATAA
- a CDS encoding DUF5654 family protein, producing MGDEDKSAPLKQEILDKIAALVTAAFGLVAALAWNDTIKAVFKEIFGTADAIGPMLIYAIMVTIIAVILTIIVARAASRAKSS from the coding sequence ATGGGTGACGAAGACAAATCAGCACCTCTAAAACAAGAAATTCTAGATAAAATAGCAGCACTAGTTACTGCAGCCTTTGGTTTAGTTGCAGCTCTTGCATGGAATGATACAATCAAGGCAGTCTTCAAAGAAATTTTTGGTACTGCGGATGCAATTGGTCCGATGTTGATTTATGCCATCATGGTTACAATTATCGCAGTGATTCTAACAATTATTGTAGCACGTGCAGCATCAAGGGCAAAAAGTTCGTGA
- a CDS encoding DUF5654 family protein codes for MSALSTEKSSLYKEILDKIAALVTAAFGLVAALAWNDAIKAVFKEIFGTADAIGPMLIYAIMVTIIAVILTIIVARAASRAKSMMRQEIFQCKLCEFTTKIESEFIEHTMKEHAASQDKFLSK; via the coding sequence GTGAGTGCGTTGAGTACAGAAAAGTCATCATTATACAAAGAGATTTTAGATAAAATAGCAGCACTAGTTACTGCAGCCTTTGGTTTAGTTGCAGCTCTTGCATGGAATGATGCAATCAAGGCAGTCTTCAAAGAAATTTTCGGTACTGCGGATGCAATTGGTCCGATGTTGATTTATGCCATCATGGTTACAATTATCGCAGTGATTCTAACAATTATTGTAGCACGTGCAGCATCAAGGGCAAAATCAATGATGAGACAAGAAATTTTTCAATGCAAGTTGTGTGAATTTACAACAAAGATTGAATCTGAATTCATAGAACACACTATGAAAGAGCATGCTGCAAGTCAAGACAAATTCTTATCAAAATAG
- a CDS encoding RidA family protein — MIEEKLESMGIKLPNPPTPAGSYVPAIKTGNLLFISGQIPMEDGKVLFTGKVTDDNLETAQKSARMCAINLLAQMKRELGNLDKVTRIVKVSGFVNSDSEFYQHPKVINPASDLFFEVFGEKGKHARIALGAACLPLNSMTEIDAIVEFSN, encoded by the coding sequence ATGATTGAAGAAAAACTTGAATCGATGGGAATTAAACTTCCAAATCCACCTACACCTGCAGGATCATATGTACCTGCAATAAAAACAGGAAATCTGTTGTTTATTTCGGGACAAATTCCAATGGAAGATGGCAAAGTGTTATTCACAGGCAAAGTGACTGACGATAATTTAGAGACTGCACAAAAATCAGCAAGAATGTGTGCAATTAACCTTCTAGCTCAAATGAAGAGAGAATTAGGAAATCTAGATAAAGTAACACGAATTGTAAAGGTTTCAGGATTTGTAAACTCAGATTCAGAATTTTACCAACACCCAAAAGTCATCAATCCAGCATCAGATTTGTTCTTTGAAGTGTTTGGAGAAAAAGGAAAACATGCCAGAATTGCATTAGGTGCTGCTTGTTTGCCACTTAATTCAATGACAGAAATTGATGCAATTGTAGAATTTTCAAATTAA
- a CDS encoding PEFG-CTERM sorting domain-containing protein, translating to MLKISLFMLMAVSMFSTLAFAESTLELEVSSDEIKALDSIWISGEITDVSQFKPVKLKIIGPDGALVFAPQVAIEDNGEFKKLLNPPIPSFKAGTYLVTASHDDSEVTASVEFTVIAQEIPRNPDAVLIQEEIIEKEIPVPVSSIAMSADAINGSDVITITGNTSFRGTDITLIVNSPVGNLVTIAQVTPGIYGDFEIEIKTGGPMWKEDGMYTITANQGASSEHKESIQVEIKDGVVVPEFGVIASLVLAISIISIIAVSAKSKLAILPRY from the coding sequence ATGCTAAAAATTTCATTGTTTATGTTAATGGCAGTTTCAATGTTTTCGACTTTGGCTTTTGCAGAATCAACTTTAGAATTAGAAGTATCTTCAGATGAAATTAAGGCTCTTGATTCAATATGGATTTCAGGGGAAATTACAGACGTATCTCAATTCAAACCAGTAAAACTCAAAATAATTGGTCCAGACGGAGCCCTAGTATTTGCTCCTCAGGTTGCAATTGAAGACAATGGTGAATTTAAAAAATTACTAAATCCACCAATTCCAAGTTTCAAAGCAGGAACATACCTAGTTACTGCAAGTCATGATGATTCAGAAGTTACGGCTTCAGTAGAATTTACGGTCATAGCCCAAGAAATTCCTAGAAATCCAGATGCAGTTCTAATTCAAGAAGAAATAATTGAAAAAGAAATTCCAGTACCTGTAAGCAGTATTGCAATGTCAGCAGATGCCATTAATGGCTCAGATGTCATCACCATAACAGGCAATACCAGTTTTAGAGGAACAGATATCACATTAATTGTCAATTCTCCTGTTGGTAATTTAGTAACAATTGCACAAGTAACGCCTGGAATTTATGGAGACTTTGAAATAGAAATCAAAACAGGAGGCCCAATGTGGAAAGAAGATGGAATGTATACCATTACTGCAAACCAAGGGGCTTCATCTGAGCATAAAGAATCAATTCAAGTTGAAATAAAAGATGGAGTAGTTGTGCCGGAGTTTGGAGTTATTGCATCACTAGTATTAGCCATATCAATAATTTCAATCATAGCTGTTTCAGCAAAATCAAAACTTGCCATACTACCTAGATATTAA
- a CDS encoding PPOX class F420-dependent oxidoreductase has product MFNPNEIKSEKCISLETYRKNNNSVKTPVWFIVKNNLIYVVTRSKTGKVKRLQNNLKVKFATCTARGKITGKWISGTAKIITDDQTKEIVKLRDKKYGFMAKIAKFFSKSKGEFFGFSIKID; this is encoded by the coding sequence ATGTTTAATCCAAATGAGATTAAATCAGAAAAATGCATCTCACTTGAAACATATAGGAAAAACAATAATTCTGTGAAAACTCCAGTGTGGTTTATAGTTAAAAATAATTTGATTTATGTTGTCACACGAAGTAAAACAGGGAAAGTAAAACGATTACAAAATAATTTAAAAGTAAAATTTGCAACATGTACAGCTAGAGGGAAAATAACAGGTAAGTGGATTTCAGGTACTGCTAAAATTATCACAGATGATCAGACCAAAGAAATTGTCAAATTGCGAGATAAGAAATATGGATTCATGGCAAAGATTGCAAAATTTTTTAGCAAAAGCAAAGGAGAATTTTTTGGATTCTCAATTAAAATAGATTAA